Proteins from a genomic interval of Desulfurobacterium sp. TC5-1:
- the accC gene encoding acetyl-CoA carboxylase biotin carboxylase subunit yields the protein MFKKILIANRGEIAVRIIRTCRELGIKTVAVYSTADKDSLPVFLADEAICIGSERPAASYLNIPAIISAAEVSGADAIHPGYGFLSENPGFAEVCRACGVEFIGPSSETMITMGDKAQARAIARKAGIPVVPGSEATKDPAKILEFAKKIGFPVLIKAAHGGGGRGMRVVESEEGAEEIIRTAMAEAEAAFGNGEVYVEKLILHPRHIEIQIIADRHGNITVFGERECSLQRRHQKVLEESPSPFVDETLRKKLYEAARKLALAIKYEGAGTVEFLVDKDKNFYFIEMNTRIQVEHPVSEMVTGKDLIALQIKAAEGEKLEMADPKLNGHAIEFRINAEDYKRNFRPSPGKIEKLLLPGGFGVRVDTHVYEGYSIPPYYDSLIAKLIVHGETREETIIRGKRALSEFFIEGNLKTTIPFHLKLVEDEDFVKGNLDTKILEDKILGRIVSN from the coding sequence ATGTTTAAAAAAATCCTGATAGCAAATAGAGGTGAAATAGCCGTTAGAATAATAAGAACCTGCCGCGAGCTTGGAATAAAAACGGTAGCTGTCTATTCAACCGCTGATAAAGACTCTCTACCTGTATTCCTTGCTGATGAAGCCATCTGTATAGGAAGTGAACGCCCTGCGGCAAGCTACCTTAATATTCCAGCCATCATATCGGCAGCCGAAGTTTCAGGTGCTGACGCCATTCATCCAGGCTACGGTTTCCTGTCTGAAAACCCCGGATTTGCAGAGGTGTGCAGAGCCTGCGGCGTTGAATTTATAGGACCATCTTCTGAAACGATGATAACGATGGGAGACAAAGCACAGGCAAGAGCAATAGCCCGGAAAGCTGGAATTCCAGTAGTTCCCGGCAGTGAAGCGACAAAGGACCCTGCAAAGATTCTTGAATTTGCAAAAAAGATAGGGTTTCCCGTTCTCATTAAAGCTGCCCACGGTGGTGGCGGCAGAGGTATGCGCGTCGTAGAATCAGAAGAAGGTGCAGAAGAAATAATCAGAACGGCAATGGCAGAAGCAGAAGCTGCTTTTGGCAACGGAGAAGTTTACGTAGAAAAGCTAATTTTACACCCAAGACACATAGAAATACAGATCATAGCAGACAGGCATGGAAATATAACTGTTTTCGGTGAAAGAGAATGTTCCCTTCAAAGGAGACATCAAAAGGTGCTTGAAGAATCCCCTTCACCTTTTGTAGATGAAACTTTAAGGAAGAAACTTTATGAAGCTGCAAGAAAACTTGCGTTAGCAATTAAATATGAAGGTGCAGGAACCGTAGAATTTTTAGTTGATAAAGATAAAAACTTTTACTTTATAGAAATGAATACAAGAATTCAGGTCGAACATCCAGTATCTGAAATGGTAACAGGAAAAGACCTTATAGCTCTTCAAATAAAAGCTGCTGAAGGCGAAAAACTTGAAATGGCAGATCCAAAATTAAACGGTCACGCAATTGAATTCAGGATCAATGCCGAAGATTACAAGAGGAATTTCAGACCATCTCCAGGAAAAATAGAGAAACTGCTTTTACCTGGAGGATTTGGTGTAAGGGTCGATACACACGTTTATGAAGGCTATTCAATACCGCCTTACTACGATTCTCTCATAGCCAAGCTAATCGTTCACGGTGAAACAAGAGAAGAAACAATAATTCGTGGAAAGAGAGCTCTATCAGAATTTTTTATAGAAGGAAATCTTAAAACGACCATCCCGTTTCACCTTAAGCTGGTGGAAGATGAAGATTTCGTTAAAGGAAACCTTGACACAAAGATATTAGAAGATAAAATTTTAGGTAGGATAGTTTCTAATTAA
- the efp gene encoding elongation factor P, whose product MASIDVNQISKGMKLEINGDPYEIVDYQHVKPGKGQAFARIKLKNLRTGNVVEKTYKVGEKLEVADFEEKEMEYLYNDGTFYYFMDTRTYEQIPVPAENLGEKAKFLKENDTVQVQFYKGEPLSVKLPKTVILQVTETEPGFKGDTVNNVLKPATLETGAVVQVPTFINVGEYVKIDTETGKYLERVNK is encoded by the coding sequence GTGGCATCCATAGACGTAAACCAGATATCAAAAGGTATGAAGCTGGAAATAAATGGCGACCCTTACGAAATAGTTGACTACCAGCACGTTAAACCAGGAAAAGGGCAGGCTTTTGCAAGAATAAAGCTAAAAAATCTCAGAACGGGGAACGTGGTTGAGAAAACTTACAAGGTTGGTGAAAAGCTTGAAGTAGCTGACTTTGAAGAGAAGGAAATGGAATACCTGTACAACGATGGAACATTCTACTATTTTATGGATACAAGAACATATGAGCAGATTCCGGTACCGGCAGAAAACTTAGGTGAAAAAGCAAAATTCCTTAAGGAAAATGATACCGTCCAGGTTCAATTCTACAAAGGAGAACCCCTATCTGTAAAACTTCCCAAAACGGTAATCCTCCAGGTTACAGAAACAGAACCAGGATTTAAAGGAGATACGGTAAATAACGTTCTCAAACCTGCTACTCTTGAAACAGGCGCAGTTGTTCAGGTTCCAACGTTCATAAACGTTGGAGAGTACGTGAAGATTGACACCGAAACAGGTAAGTACCTTGAGAGAGTTAACAAGTAA
- a CDS encoding ABC transporter permease, with protein MRKFLEGLYRKHKPGFVAFVFLIFLYFIAIFADFIAPYPYDIQFRHNPYQPPTPIHFFDREGHFHLRPFVYGHKLVDPVFKVYTTCWNETYPVEFFVRGEPHYIFGFIKTDLHLFGVKAPGKIFLLGTDRVGRDIFSRLIYGTRISLTIGLIGVAISFSLGLVIGSIAGYYGGIVDTVTMRIVELLMVFPSFYLLLALRSMFPVDMPSIAVFFIIVAILSLLGWTGLARVVRGMALSIRENDFVKAAKVMGGSSFYIVRKHVIPNTLSYIVVAATLSIPGYILGESALSLIGLGVQEPYPSWGNMLAEAQNVTKLTTFPWLLAPGVAIFLVIVAFNLLGDGLRDYFDVKLQK; from the coding sequence GTGAGGAAGTTTTTAGAAGGACTTTATAGAAAGCATAAACCGGGTTTTGTTGCCTTTGTTTTTCTCATTTTTCTCTATTTCATTGCCATTTTTGCAGATTTTATTGCGCCGTATCCCTACGATATTCAGTTTAGACACAATCCTTACCAGCCTCCAACACCTATTCACTTTTTTGACAGAGAAGGTCATTTTCATTTAAGACCCTTTGTCTATGGTCATAAATTAGTAGATCCCGTTTTTAAAGTCTATACTACCTGCTGGAACGAGACCTATCCTGTTGAATTTTTCGTCAGAGGGGAACCTCACTACATATTTGGTTTTATAAAGACAGATCTTCATCTATTTGGGGTAAAGGCACCTGGAAAGATTTTCCTTTTAGGAACTGACCGTGTCGGTAGAGATATTTTTTCAAGGCTCATTTACGGAACGAGGATTTCCTTGACCATAGGTTTAATAGGTGTTGCCATCTCTTTTTCTCTTGGACTTGTAATAGGTTCAATAGCTGGTTATTACGGCGGTATAGTTGATACTGTCACGATGAGGATAGTTGAACTTTTGATGGTTTTTCCTTCTTTTTATCTTTTACTTGCACTGCGTTCCATGTTTCCCGTTGATATGCCGAGTATTGCTGTCTTTTTCATTATTGTGGCTATTCTTTCGCTCCTTGGCTGGACGGGGCTTGCCCGTGTTGTTAGAGGTATGGCTCTCTCTATAAGGGAAAACGATTTTGTGAAGGCGGCTAAGGTGATGGGAGGAAGCAGTTTTTACATTGTGAGGAAACACGTAATTCCAAATACTCTTTCTTATATTGTTGTTGCTGCAACTCTATCTATTCCAGGATACATTCTCGGGGAGTCTGCATTGAGTTTGATAGGTCTTGGTGTTCAGGAACCCTATCCTTCCTGGGGAAATATGCTTGCCGAAGCTCAAAACGTTACTAAGCTTACCACTTTTCCCTGGCTCCTTGCTCCCGGGGTTGCGATATTTCTGGTTATAGTTGCCTTTAACCTTTTGGGTGATGGATTGAGGGATTATTTTGACGTAAAGCTTCAAAAGTGA
- a CDS encoding CDP-alcohol phosphatidyltransferase family protein, which yields MNITSKRDVLKKLYSPFGYAFAKANVHPNVITLAALILGTIAAFVYYKGHPVIGAFLLFCSGILDLCDGYVAVNNRKATKFGAVFDWIADKWVDGFVLGSVALKYAGNWIALFVVVVSMLHTFIKPVVYSEIGYQVRETGKIKDPLESTGFFGRPETFITLFIASILYPFNHAVLKYGIEFIGVMSFMSLMQRILYLYKHYGREYEE from the coding sequence ATGAATATAACAAGCAAAAGAGATGTGTTGAAGAAACTGTACTCGCCGTTTGGGTATGCCTTTGCGAAGGCAAATGTTCATCCCAATGTTATTACGCTTGCAGCGCTGATATTGGGAACGATAGCCGCTTTTGTCTATTATAAGGGCCATCCTGTTATTGGTGCTTTTCTGCTTTTCTGTTCAGGTATTCTTGACCTGTGTGACGGTTACGTTGCCGTTAACAACAGGAAGGCAACAAAGTTTGGTGCCGTTTTTGACTGGATTGCAGATAAGTGGGTTGATGGATTTGTACTTGGCAGCGTTGCTTTAAAGTACGCAGGCAACTGGATAGCCCTGTTTGTGGTTGTTGTATCAATGCTCCACACGTTTATTAAACCTGTTGTTTATTCGGAGATCGGGTATCAGGTGAGGGAGACAGGGAAGATAAAAGATCCCCTTGAGAGCACAGGATTTTTTGGGAGACCGGAAACGTTTATAACACTCTTTATCGCTTCCATCCTTTATCCGTTTAACCACGCTGTTTTAAAGTACGGGATTGAGTTTATTGGTGTTATGAGCTTTATGTCACTTATGCAGAGGATTCTTTACCTTTACAAACACTACGGAAGAGAGTACGAGGAGTAA
- a CDS encoding ABC transporter permease, which yields MVKYILKRLLHLIPLILGMTFVSFLIIKLAPGDFLTSLKMNPSISKETIEALRKSYGLDQPVIKQYFFWLWNAIHFNLGYSFAYHRPVISLIAGRIGNTLSLTVTAFFVTWMLAVPLGIIAAFYRNKILDRIITSISLVGLSIPSFFVAFLLMFFAAKTGLLPIGGVVSQNYDKLSLAGKILDRLKHMVIPLTAMVVGSISGLVRLVRGTVIDELEKDYVKLAVAKGLPYRVILFKHVLKNAMNPFITLIGFDIAGLLSGAALIEIITAWPGMGRLMFEAVMSQDLFVVMGALYIGGIMLVVGNLIADVLLALNDPRIREREVEGRR from the coding sequence ATGGTTAAATACATTTTAAAGAGGCTTCTTCACCTGATACCTCTTATCCTTGGAATGACTTTTGTTTCTTTTCTCATTATTAAACTTGCCCCTGGTGATTTTTTAACCTCTTTGAAGATGAATCCTTCCATTTCAAAAGAGACTATTGAGGCTCTTAGAAAAAGCTACGGTCTTGATCAGCCTGTTATTAAACAGTACTTCTTCTGGCTGTGGAACGCCATTCACTTTAATCTTGGGTACTCTTTTGCGTACCACAGACCTGTTATTTCTCTCATTGCCGGTAGAATTGGTAACACCCTGTCTCTTACAGTTACGGCCTTTTTTGTTACCTGGATGCTTGCTGTACCCCTTGGAATAATTGCTGCTTTTTACAGGAACAAAATTTTGGACAGAATTATAACTTCGATTTCTCTTGTAGGACTCTCAATTCCAAGTTTCTTTGTTGCGTTTCTTCTAATGTTTTTCGCTGCTAAGACAGGGCTTCTTCCTATTGGCGGTGTTGTTTCTCAAAATTACGATAAGCTCAGTTTAGCAGGAAAGATACTTGATAGATTGAAGCATATGGTGATTCCCCTTACGGCAATGGTTGTCGGTAGTATTTCGGGTCTTGTTCGTTTGGTGAGGGGAACCGTGATTGATGAACTTGAGAAAGATTATGTTAAACTTGCCGTTGCGAAGGGTCTTCCATACAGAGTTATTCTCTTTAAACACGTTCTAAAAAATGCAATGAATCCGTTTATAACGCTGATAGGTTTTGACATAGCAGGCCTCCTTTCAGGTGCTGCCCTGATTGAGATAATCACCGCATGGCCGGGAATGGGAAGATTGATGTTTGAAGCGGTTATGTCTCAGGATCTTTTTGTAGTTATGGGGGCGCTCTACATAGGAGGCATAATGCTCGTTGTGGGAAATCTTATTGCTGATGTTTTACTTGCACTTAACGATCCGAGGATACGGGAAAGGGAAGTAGAGGGTAGAAGGTGA
- a CDS encoding dihydrofolate reductase family protein, translating into MERPYVMIVSEVTIDGKLTLDEGVSSKEIMKLMDEEANRYLHEIRAECDGIMVGSNTVRIDNPNLTVRYVEGENPTRIIPASTADIPLDSNVLNVEKAPTIIAVSERAPKDRVEAIKAKGADVIVAGKDKVDFVALLPELYRHGIKKLMVEGGSKVNWELIKNDLVDEIRLIHLPVVVGGDNVPSLVSGEGFKKLELVKKYEIKRVFQCGNQVVTEYVRK; encoded by the coding sequence ATGGAAAGACCTTACGTTATGATAGTTTCTGAAGTTACTATTGATGGAAAGTTAACCCTTGATGAGGGCGTTTCAAGTAAAGAGATAATGAAGTTGATGGACGAAGAGGCAAATAGATACCTTCACGAGATAAGAGCAGAATGTGATGGTATTATGGTTGGTTCCAATACCGTTAGAATAGACAATCCAAACCTTACGGTAAGGTATGTGGAAGGTGAGAATCCCACGAGGATTATTCCCGCTTCAACTGCTGATATCCCGCTTGATTCAAACGTTTTAAACGTTGAGAAGGCACCTACAATCATTGCTGTAAGTGAGAGGGCACCTAAAGATAGGGTAGAGGCTATTAAGGCTAAAGGTGCTGATGTGATAGTTGCAGGAAAAGATAAAGTTGATTTTGTGGCACTTCTGCCAGAACTTTACAGACACGGTATTAAAAAGTTGATGGTTGAAGGTGGTTCAAAGGTTAACTGGGAACTTATTAAAAATGATCTTGTTGATGAGATAAGGCTTATTCACCTTCCTGTTGTTGTAGGCGGTGATAACGTTCCTTCCCTTGTTTCCGGTGAAGGTTTTAAAAAGCTTGAGCTTGTTAAAAAGTATGAAATTAAGAGAGTCTTTCAGTGTGGCAATCAGGTAGTAACAGAATACGTTAGAAAGTAA
- a CDS encoding C-GCAxxG-C-C family protein, whose translation MGNKRREFIVKSLIGTAGLVVGGLSGAAAVAGSKKMEPPYPYKPIDPDMIAEKAYRYYLKGHCAYGVFASILDTLKESVGGPYLGIPGELFEYGKGGINGWGTICGTLNGAAAIISISCKGWKKVIDALYRWYEETPLPIYYPKHPAKYKGAFAASIATSPLCHVSVMKWIEKTGFAYDSKARSERCARLTADVAKKTVELLNAYHNGTFKPVSAPGIYKTKMDCMTCHNMKVGSR comes from the coding sequence ATGGGTAACAAAAGAAGAGAATTCATCGTAAAAAGCCTTATTGGAACTGCCGGTCTTGTTGTTGGCGGCCTTTCAGGCGCTGCCGCAGTTGCAGGTTCTAAAAAGATGGAACCACCTTATCCTTATAAGCCTATAGATCCTGATATGATAGCTGAGAAAGCCTACAGATATTATTTAAAAGGCCACTGCGCCTATGGTGTTTTTGCATCAATTCTTGATACGCTTAAAGAGAGCGTAGGTGGTCCTTATCTTGGTATTCCGGGAGAACTATTTGAATACGGGAAAGGTGGTATAAACGGCTGGGGAACCATTTGTGGTACTTTAAACGGTGCTGCCGCCATTATCTCTATCTCTTGTAAAGGCTGGAAGAAGGTGATTGACGCTCTTTACAGATGGTATGAAGAAACACCGCTTCCAATCTATTATCCGAAGCATCCTGCCAAATATAAAGGGGCTTTTGCGGCAAGTATTGCAACATCACCTCTCTGTCACGTTTCCGTTATGAAGTGGATAGAGAAGACAGGTTTTGCCTATGACAGCAAGGCAAGGTCTGAAAGGTGTGCAAGGCTAACCGCCGATGTTGCGAAAAAGACCGTAGAACTTCTTAACGCTTACCATAATGGAACCTTTAAACCCGTGAGTGCTCCTGGTATTTACAAGACAAAGATGGATTGTATGACCTGCCACAATATGAAGGTAGGTAGCAGATAA
- a CDS encoding RNA chaperone Hfq, with amino-acid sequence MRRHKTLEELQLELIEMLEEKGEFRGSVSEFMKLLDVKQEVVIPLLNSLKASGDINYEVNGEDIIIRPASFATVPQILTEEQEKEINEKLKEGYRLVASSLLGGVQSRTLRNLINKRVIVFFRNGSKVEGKLKGFDRYVLRINSFMGKMLVYKHAITTIIYKP; translated from the coding sequence ATGAGAAGACACAAAACTCTTGAAGAACTGCAACTTGAGCTCATAGAAATGCTTGAAGAAAAAGGTGAATTCAGAGGCTCTGTTTCAGAATTTATGAAGCTGTTAGATGTAAAGCAGGAGGTGGTAATTCCTCTCCTGAACAGCTTAAAGGCCTCCGGTGACATAAACTACGAGGTTAATGGTGAAGATATCATAATCAGACCTGCCTCTTTTGCAACCGTACCGCAAATACTTACAGAAGAGCAAGAAAAAGAGATAAACGAAAAACTCAAAGAAGGATACAGGTTAGTTGCATCGTCACTCCTTGGAGGCGTTCAGAGTAGAACACTGAGGAATCTCATTAATAAAAGGGTTATTGTATTCTTTAGAAACGGCTCAAAAGTTGAAGGTAAACTCAAAGGATTTGATAGGTATGTCCTCAGAATCAACTCATTCATGGGGAAAATGTTAGTCTATAAGCACGCCATAACAACAATAATATATAAGCCGTAG
- a CDS encoding RNA chaperone Hfq, with protein MSAAAKHEMVKNWIRQYLKEFGEYNGTFEELANLTKTSAYLVKKAINELEEEDFLTAESKRGKGLTLKLNEKEPIKETISETAEKIAEEEKETKETGETKTEKKKRKTSLQDEVLSSLLGKDITVFLISGTRLEGQLLDFDNFTLSMTAPKGRSLVYKHAIATIIYG; from the coding sequence ATGTCCGCCGCTGCCAAACATGAAATGGTAAAAAACTGGATTCGACAGTACTTGAAAGAATTCGGCGAATATAACGGAACATTCGAGGAGCTTGCCAACTTAACAAAAACAAGTGCCTATCTTGTTAAAAAAGCCATAAATGAACTTGAAGAAGAAGATTTCTTAACGGCAGAATCCAAAAGAGGCAAGGGTTTAACACTCAAGCTGAATGAAAAAGAGCCTATAAAGGAGACAATTTCCGAAACGGCAGAGAAAATTGCCGAAGAAGAAAAAGAAACAAAAGAAACAGGAGAAACAAAAACAGAAAAGAAAAAGAGAAAAACGTCCCTTCAGGACGAAGTGCTTTCATCTCTCCTTGGAAAAGACATAACTGTCTTTCTGATAAGCGGAACAAGGTTAGAAGGCCAGCTTCTTGACTTTGATAACTTCACCCTCTCTATGACGGCACCAAAAGGCAGATCATTAGTTTACAAACACGCAATAGCAACGATAATATACGGATGA
- the accB gene encoding acetyl-CoA carboxylase biotin carboxyl carrier protein — MIEKIENLLKSLENSSIEEVEIELEGLKVKARYCRQKTSPPVTVERVVETTVASAPAEPAKPVAETPEPAENIHIVRSPIVGTFYRAPSPGAEPFVKEGDFVEKGQTLCIIEALKVMNEIESDISGRVVKILVENGQPVEFDQPLFYIEKV; from the coding sequence GTGATAGAAAAAATTGAAAATCTTTTAAAATCTCTTGAAAACAGCAGCATAGAAGAAGTTGAAATAGAGCTTGAAGGTCTCAAGGTAAAAGCCCGCTATTGCCGTCAAAAGACTTCTCCACCTGTAACGGTTGAAAGAGTTGTAGAAACAACAGTAGCATCGGCGCCAGCGGAACCCGCAAAGCCAGTAGCTGAAACACCGGAACCAGCAGAAAACATTCACATTGTTCGCTCACCAATTGTTGGAACATTCTATAGAGCACCTTCTCCAGGTGCCGAACCGTTTGTAAAAGAAGGGGATTTTGTTGAAAAGGGACAGACCCTTTGCATAATCGAAGCTCTAAAAGTTATGAACGAAATAGAATCCGACATATCAGGAAGAGTAGTAAAGATACTTGTAGAAAACGGACAACCTGTTGAATTTGACCAACCGCTCTTCTACATAGAGAAAGTGTAA